The following proteins come from a genomic window of Novosphingobium aromaticivorans DSM 12444:
- a CDS encoding putative DNA modification/repair radical SAM protein: MPQPSLPAGKSVIERLAILADAAKYDASCASSGTTKRNSKGGKGIGSTEGMGICHAYAPDGRCISLLKILLTNHCVFDCHYCVNRKSSNTPRARFTPQEVVDLTLSFYRRNYIEGLFLSSGIVKSSSHTMEQLIEVARILREEHDFRGYIHLKTIPEADPDLVARAGLFADRVSINVELPTVAGLTRLAPDKSAPQIEGAMGSLKQAIAEAKDARKRFRHAPKFAPAGQSTQMIVGADAATDADIVGRASTLYDRFRLRRVYYSAFSPIPDASAVLPLKRPPLMREHRLYQSDWLMRFYGYAPHEVQQAAGDDGMLPLDIDPKLSWALRFRGDFPVDINRAPRERLLRVPGLGVKAVNALIAARRQRRLRLADIGKLTVSLAKVRPFIVAEDWRPVLLTDRADLRSLVAPAAPGQQLELFA; this comes from the coding sequence ATGCCGCAGCCGTCCCTTCCAGCCGGAAAGTCCGTAATCGAGCGTCTCGCGATCCTCGCCGATGCGGCCAAGTACGATGCTTCGTGCGCCTCGTCGGGCACGACCAAACGCAACAGTAAGGGCGGCAAGGGGATAGGTTCGACCGAGGGCATGGGGATCTGCCACGCCTACGCGCCCGATGGCCGCTGCATATCCCTGCTCAAGATCCTGCTGACGAACCACTGCGTGTTCGATTGCCATTACTGCGTGAACCGCAAGAGTTCGAACACCCCACGCGCGCGCTTTACCCCCCAGGAAGTGGTCGACCTGACGCTATCGTTCTACCGCCGCAATTACATCGAGGGTCTGTTCCTCTCCTCAGGTATCGTGAAAAGCTCCAGCCATACGATGGAGCAGTTGATAGAAGTCGCCCGTATCCTGCGGGAAGAGCACGATTTTCGCGGGTATATCCATCTCAAGACCATCCCTGAGGCCGATCCCGATCTGGTCGCGCGGGCGGGGCTGTTCGCCGATCGCGTCTCGATCAACGTGGAACTGCCCACCGTGGCGGGCCTCACGCGCCTTGCGCCCGACAAGTCCGCGCCGCAGATCGAAGGCGCGATGGGATCGCTGAAGCAGGCGATTGCCGAGGCGAAGGACGCCCGCAAGCGTTTCCGCCATGCGCCGAAGTTTGCGCCCGCGGGCCAGTCCACTCAGATGATCGTCGGCGCTGATGCCGCGACCGATGCTGACATCGTCGGCCGCGCGAGCACGCTTTATGATCGATTCCGCCTCCGCCGCGTCTATTATTCAGCATTCAGCCCCATTCCCGATGCCAGCGCCGTCCTTCCGCTGAAACGCCCACCCTTGATGCGCGAGCATCGCCTCTACCAGTCCGACTGGCTGATGCGCTTTTATGGCTACGCCCCGCACGAGGTGCAGCAGGCGGCGGGGGACGACGGGATGCTTCCGCTCGACATCGACCCCAAGCTGTCCTGGGCCTTGCGTTTTCGCGGCGATTTCCCGGTCGACATCAACCGCGCCCCGCGCGAGAGGCTGCTGCGCGTTCCAGGGCTGGGGGTGAAGGCGGTCAACGCGCTCATCGCCGCGCGCCGTCAGCGCCGCTTGCGCCTGGCGGACATCGGCAAGCTCACGGTTTCGCTCGCCAAGGTGCGCCCGTTCATCGTGGCCGAGGACTGGCGCCCGGTCCTGCTCACAGACCGGGCCGACCTGCGCAGCCTCGTGGCGCCTGCCGCGCCCGGACAACAGCTTGAACTCTTCGCATGA
- a CDS encoding sensor histidine kinase produces the protein MTAAGPIRARLDGADCLVEADETLAALQLRVGGSYPGPLAIPGLLALARRARVQQVPLDGLVTVADEAQPVSFRARVDPADGGTLIRITEWQLSADAWAAEERATDELLLRQVAEAHVVLDAEQRVISGMTEAADLEQFGQSLRTGFGRYWTDLVELPGNTYRQPLHWRLLDDAELEIPGSSRVWRARLIPLRAGGFELLLLADTVLARPTKAQTAPGAATSRGTDWKGLLGRTLAPALRLPMNRIVANAETIRSRLAGPLDAQYVAYAGDIAEAGRHLLGLVEDLADLETVEDEDFAPVPDHVDLADCARRAAGILGVRAQERGIVMVPPSIEATAPAIGEFRRVLQILLNLIGNAIRYAPEHSAVSIETGVEAGGTWVAVSDEGRGIALEEADKVFEKFERLGRSGDGGSGLGLYISRKLARAMGGELSVEQAKGGGARFVLSLPSDAEALSSAIG, from the coding sequence ATGACCGCCGCTGGGCCAATCCGCGCCCGTCTTGACGGCGCCGACTGCCTGGTCGAGGCGGACGAGACGCTTGCGGCCCTGCAACTGCGGGTCGGCGGTTCCTATCCCGGACCGCTTGCCATTCCCGGGCTGCTTGCGCTGGCCCGGCGGGCCCGCGTCCAGCAGGTTCCGCTGGATGGCCTCGTCACCGTCGCGGACGAAGCCCAGCCCGTGTCCTTTCGCGCGCGGGTCGACCCGGCGGATGGGGGCACGCTGATCAGGATTACCGAGTGGCAGCTTTCCGCCGATGCATGGGCCGCCGAGGAACGCGCCACGGACGAGCTTCTGCTTCGCCAGGTAGCGGAAGCTCACGTCGTTCTCGATGCGGAACAGCGCGTCATTTCGGGTATGACCGAGGCTGCCGATCTGGAGCAGTTCGGCCAATCCCTGCGGACGGGCTTCGGCCGGTACTGGACCGACCTCGTCGAACTGCCCGGCAATACCTACCGCCAGCCTCTGCACTGGCGTCTCCTCGATGATGCCGAACTCGAGATACCGGGCTCGTCCAGAGTCTGGCGCGCGCGCCTGATCCCGCTGCGGGCGGGTGGCTTCGAACTCCTGCTGCTGGCGGACACAGTGCTTGCCAGGCCCACGAAAGCGCAGACGGCGCCCGGTGCCGCCACTTCGCGCGGGACCGACTGGAAGGGCTTGCTTGGCCGAACCCTGGCACCGGCCTTGCGTCTGCCGATGAACCGCATCGTCGCCAATGCCGAGACGATCCGTTCTCGCCTGGCCGGCCCGCTCGATGCCCAATACGTCGCATATGCCGGCGACATTGCCGAGGCCGGTCGCCATCTCCTCGGTCTGGTCGAAGACCTTGCCGATCTGGAAACGGTCGAGGACGAGGATTTCGCTCCGGTCCCGGACCACGTGGACCTTGCCGACTGCGCCCGCCGCGCCGCCGGCATACTCGGGGTCCGCGCCCAGGAGCGGGGCATCGTCATGGTGCCGCCGTCGATCGAGGCGACCGCGCCCGCGATCGGCGAATTCCGCCGCGTCCTCCAGATTCTCCTCAACCTGATCGGCAACGCGATCCGCTACGCGCCAGAGCATTCGGCCGTCTCGATCGAGACCGGCGTCGAGGCGGGCGGGACATGGGTGGCGGTGTCGGACGAGGGGCGGGGAATCGCGCTCGAGGAGGCCGACAAGGTCTTCGAGAAGTTCGAGCGGCTCGGTCGCAGCGGCGATGGCGGCAGCGGTCTCGGCCTCTACATCTCGCGCAAGCTCGCGCGGGCGATGGGGGGGGAACTCTCGGTCGAGCAGGCCAAAGGCGGCGGCGCGCGTTTCGTTCTCAGCCTGCCTTCGGATGCAGAGGCGCTTTCGAGCGCCATCGGCTAA
- a CDS encoding citrate synthase — protein sequence MSDNQASLTADGKTVEMPVKSGTIGPDVIDIRKLYGQTGMFTYDPGFTSTASCDSALTYIDGDEGVLLHRGYPIGQLAEHSSFMEVSYLLLNGELPSQQELADFTRTITRHTMLHEQLATFYRGFRRDAHPMAIMCGVVGALSAFYHDSTDISDPTHRKISSHRLIAKMPTIAAMAYKYSVGQPFVYPDNKLSYTGNFLKMTFGVPAEEYEVIPAVEKAMDRIFILHADHEQNASTSTVRLAGSSGANPFACIAAGIACLWGPAHGGANEAALNMLKEIGTPDKIPHYIERAKDKNDPFRLMGFGHRVYKNYDPRATVMQQTVREVFDALKVNDPLFETALRLEEIALNDPYFVEKKLFPNVDFYSGIILSAIGFPTTMFTVLFALARTVGWVAQWNEMISDPGQKIGRPRQLYTGPTQRDYVPLASR from the coding sequence GTGAGCGATAACCAGGCGTCTTTGACCGCTGACGGCAAGACCGTGGAAATGCCGGTCAAGAGCGGCACGATCGGGCCGGATGTCATCGATATCCGCAAGCTCTATGGCCAGACGGGCATGTTCACCTACGACCCGGGCTTCACCTCGACGGCGAGCTGCGATTCCGCGCTCACCTACATCGATGGCGACGAGGGCGTGCTGCTCCACCGCGGCTATCCGATCGGTCAGCTCGCCGAACATTCGTCGTTCATGGAAGTGAGCTACCTGCTGCTCAACGGCGAACTGCCGAGCCAGCAGGAACTGGCGGACTTCACCCGCACGATCACCCGCCACACCATGCTGCACGAACAGCTTGCGACGTTCTATCGCGGCTTCCGCCGTGATGCGCACCCGATGGCGATCATGTGCGGCGTGGTCGGCGCGCTTTCGGCGTTCTATCACGACAGCACCGACATTTCCGATCCGACGCACCGCAAGATCAGCTCGCACCGCCTGATCGCGAAGATGCCGACGATCGCGGCAATGGCCTACAAGTATTCGGTCGGCCAGCCCTTCGTCTATCCGGACAACAAGCTGTCGTACACCGGCAACTTCCTGAAGATGACCTTCGGCGTCCCCGCCGAGGAATATGAAGTGATCCCCGCCGTCGAAAAGGCGATGGACCGCATCTTCATCCTCCACGCCGACCACGAGCAGAACGCCTCGACGTCGACCGTGCGACTGGCCGGATCGTCGGGCGCCAATCCGTTCGCGTGCATCGCGGCCGGCATTGCCTGCCTGTGGGGCCCTGCGCATGGCGGCGCCAACGAAGCCGCGCTGAACATGCTCAAGGAAATCGGCACTCCGGACAAGATCCCGCACTACATCGAGCGTGCGAAGGACAAGAACGATCCGTTCCGCCTGATGGGCTTCGGTCACCGCGTCTACAAGAACTACGACCCGCGCGCGACCGTGATGCAGCAGACCGTGCGCGAAGTGTTCGACGCGCTGAAGGTCAACGATCCGCTGTTCGAGACCGCGCTGCGCCTCGAAGAGATCGCGCTGAACGACCCGTACTTCGTCGAGAAGAAGCTGTTCCCGAACGTCGACTTCTATTCGGGCATCATCCTGTCGGCGATCGGCTTCCCGACGACGATGTTCACCGTGCTCTTCGCGCTGGCCCGCACCGTGGGCTGGGTTGCGCAGTGGAACGAAATGATCAGCGATCCCGGCCAGAAGATCGGCCGTCCGCGCCAGCTCTACACCGGCCCGACGCAGCGCGATTACGTGCCGCTGGCTAGCCGCTGA
- a CDS encoding amino acid permease has protein sequence MFGRVKPLDAILATAEKKSLHRSLGPVQLTLLGVGAIIGTGIFVLTAAAAQKAGPGMMWSFVIAGFVCAVAALCYSELASMVPVSGSAYTYSYAVVGEMLAWMVGWALILEYAVAASAVSVGWSGYFMGLLKSLTGFELPAMLQAGPTWTMNGLLPHADFSTGLINVPAIVVALLVTWLLMLGTKESATFNAILVAIKVAALTMFIVLTLPAIEREHFAPFAPNGWFGPAGTTGMGIVGAASSIFFAYVGFDAVSTAAEETKNPQRNVPIGLIGSLAICTVFYLLVAAGAIGSIGAQPTALGVAPGSAEFTQQCAALLASGQEPLVCSNEALAHVLRAINYTYAGDLIGLAANLALPSVILMMLYGQTRIFFVMARDGLLPEKLATVHPKWKTPHIVTAMTGVFVAIAAALLPVGQLADISNSGTLFAFFMVAIAVMLLRARDPNRVRPFRTPAVWVVGPIAAIGCIFLYWNLPFEAKMVLPVWGAIGLVFYFAYGYRKSHVGQGHVEVHEGDADVPPMPVPPID, from the coding sequence ATGTTCGGTCGCGTCAAACCGCTCGACGCCATTCTTGCAACTGCAGAAAAGAAATCGTTGCACCGCTCGCTGGGTCCGGTCCAGCTCACTCTTCTCGGTGTCGGTGCCATTATCGGTACCGGCATTTTCGTGCTTACGGCCGCCGCCGCGCAAAAGGCCGGGCCGGGCATGATGTGGAGCTTCGTGATCGCGGGCTTCGTCTGCGCGGTTGCGGCTCTGTGCTATTCCGAGCTGGCCTCGATGGTCCCGGTCTCGGGTTCGGCCTATACCTACAGCTATGCCGTGGTCGGCGAAATGCTGGCCTGGATGGTCGGCTGGGCACTGATCCTCGAATATGCCGTGGCCGCGTCCGCCGTGTCGGTCGGGTGGTCCGGCTATTTCATGGGACTTCTCAAGAGTTTGACCGGGTTTGAATTACCGGCGATGCTACAAGCTGGGCCAACCTGGACGATGAACGGCCTGCTGCCCCACGCTGATTTCTCCACTGGCCTGATCAACGTGCCCGCAATCGTCGTGGCACTGCTCGTCACCTGGCTGCTCATGCTCGGCACCAAGGAAAGCGCCACGTTCAACGCGATCCTCGTGGCGATCAAGGTCGCGGCGCTGACCATGTTCATCGTGCTGACCCTGCCGGCGATCGAGCGCGAGCACTTCGCCCCATTCGCCCCCAACGGCTGGTTCGGCCCTGCCGGAACGACCGGGATGGGCATCGTCGGCGCGGCGTCGTCGATCTTCTTTGCCTACGTCGGCTTCGACGCGGTCTCGACCGCTGCCGAAGAAACCAAGAACCCGCAGCGCAACGTGCCGATCGGCCTGATCGGAAGCCTTGCGATCTGCACCGTGTTCTACCTGCTGGTCGCCGCTGGCGCGATTGGTTCGATCGGTGCGCAGCCGACCGCTCTGGGCGTCGCGCCGGGTTCGGCCGAGTTCACCCAGCAGTGCGCCGCGCTGCTTGCTTCGGGCCAGGAACCGCTGGTCTGCTCGAACGAGGCTCTGGCCCATGTCCTGCGCGCCATCAACTACACCTATGCTGGCGACCTGATCGGCCTTGCGGCCAACCTCGCGCTGCCGTCGGTCATCCTGATGATGCTCTACGGCCAGACGCGCATCTTCTTCGTCATGGCGCGCGATGGCCTGCTTCCGGAGAAACTGGCCACCGTCCACCCCAAGTGGAAAACGCCTCACATCGTGACCGCAATGACCGGCGTATTCGTCGCCATCGCGGCGGCGCTGCTTCCGGTTGGTCAGCTTGCCGACATCTCAAATTCGGGCACGCTCTTCGCGTTCTTCATGGTCGCGATCGCGGTCATGCTGCTCCGCGCCCGCGACCCGAACCGCGTCCGTCCGTTCCGCACACCGGCGGTGTGGGTCGTCGGCCCGATCGCCGCGATTGGCTGTATCTTCCTCTACTGGAACCTGCCGTTCGAGGCGAAGATGGTCCTTCCCGTCTGGGGCGCCATCGGGCTCGTGTTCTACTTCGCCTACGGCTATCGCAAGAGCCACGTCGGCCAGGGCCACGTCGAAGTCCACGAGGGTGACGCCGACGTCCCGCCGATGCCGGTCCCGCCGATCGACTGA
- a CDS encoding UdgX family uracil-DNA binding protein (This protein belongs to the uracil DNA glycosylase superfamily, members of which act in excision repair of DNA. However, it belongs more specifically to UdgX branch, whose founding member was found to bind uracil in DNA (where it does not belong), without cleaving it, appears to promote DNA repair by a pathway involving RecA, rather than base excision.) produces the protein MMPDRRRFEAFRVQFAASDDFEGWRDAARRMIRAKIAPDQVMWESPADQSADIFARGGVALPSPPTDAPQPRASKDFLQLAQSVILHSGSKRFSTLYRTLWRLQSRPRLMDDKADADVRAMEDLARQVRRDIHKMRAFVRFRSVEGEAGERYVAWFEPEHHILRANAGFFVRRFTTMQWSILTPRGSLHWDGETLHEGPPATRADAPSGDPVEGLWRTYYASIFNPARLKVGAMLKEMPRKYWKNMPEAALIPELIAGAQSREARMVQAGEQDLGETPVSIDAIGAAILACRRCDIGCNGTRAVMGEGPHDAALMIIGEQPGEQEEAQGRPFVGPAGQLLRTHLEHAGIPAERAYVTNAVKHFKFMPQGKRRLHQNPSAREIDVCRWWLEGERGLVRPRLILALGASAARSLLGRTVSVQKVRGAPHVLDDGSELWITTHPSYLLRLDDGGRSEEEARFSNDLQKVAARLSQISSG, from the coding sequence ATGATGCCGGACAGGCGCCGGTTTGAGGCCTTCCGCGTACAATTCGCCGCGTCGGACGATTTCGAAGGCTGGCGTGACGCCGCCCGCCGCATGATTCGCGCGAAGATTGCCCCAGACCAGGTGATGTGGGAATCTCCCGCCGACCAGTCTGCCGATATCTTCGCCCGAGGCGGTGTCGCCCTGCCATCGCCGCCGACGGACGCTCCCCAACCGCGCGCGTCGAAGGACTTCCTTCAACTTGCGCAAAGCGTCATCCTTCATTCTGGCAGTAAACGGTTTTCTACTCTTTATCGTACGCTTTGGCGGCTCCAGTCTCGGCCCCGGCTGATGGACGACAAGGCCGATGCCGACGTGCGGGCGATGGAGGACCTTGCCCGGCAGGTGCGGCGCGACATCCACAAGATGCGCGCCTTCGTCCGCTTCCGCAGCGTCGAGGGCGAGGCGGGAGAGCGATATGTTGCCTGGTTCGAGCCCGAGCATCACATCCTGCGCGCGAATGCGGGCTTCTTCGTCCGTCGCTTCACCACCATGCAGTGGTCGATCCTAACCCCGCGCGGTAGCCTGCACTGGGATGGCGAGACGCTGCACGAGGGGCCGCCGGCCACCCGCGCCGATGCGCCTTCCGGCGATCCGGTCGAAGGGCTGTGGCGTACCTACTATGCATCGATCTTCAATCCCGCGCGTTTGAAGGTCGGGGCCATGCTCAAGGAAATGCCCCGCAAATACTGGAAGAACATGCCGGAGGCGGCGCTCATTCCCGAATTGATCGCAGGGGCACAATCACGCGAGGCACGAATGGTACAGGCTGGCGAGCAGGATCTCGGTGAGACGCCAGTGAGCATCGATGCCATCGGCGCGGCCATCCTGGCCTGCCGTCGGTGCGACATCGGCTGCAATGGCACCCGGGCGGTCATGGGCGAGGGACCGCACGACGCGGCCCTGATGATCATCGGCGAGCAGCCCGGCGAACAGGAAGAGGCGCAGGGCCGGCCTTTTGTCGGTCCTGCCGGTCAACTGCTGCGCACCCATCTCGAACATGCCGGCATTCCGGCGGAGCGCGCTTACGTCACCAATGCGGTCAAGCACTTCAAGTTCATGCCGCAGGGAAAGCGTCGCCTGCACCAGAACCCGTCAGCCAGGGAAATCGACGTGTGCCGCTGGTGGCTCGAGGGTGAACGCGGGCTGGTTCGCCCGCGCCTGATCCTCGCGCTGGGGGCAAGTGCGGCGCGCAGCCTGCTGGGCAGGACTGTCAGCGTCCAGAAGGTGCGGGGTGCACCGCATGTGCTGGACGATGGCAGCGAACTGTGGATCACCACCCACCCCAGCTACCTCCTGCGCCTGGACGACGGCGGGCGTTCGGAAGAAGAAGCCAGATTTTCAAATGACTTGCAGAAGGTAGCTGCGCGGCTTTCGCAGATTTCGTCCGGCTAG
- a CDS encoding pyridoxamine 5'-phosphate oxidase family protein codes for MKYDQGNPEELREKFWKAMAASPYVMLQLDADPDTAAPMTAQLDKDASSAIWFFTSRDNRFAEMGGATATFASKGHDVFARFHGMLVEETDRARLDKQWNNFVEAWFPGGKDSPNLLFLRMDLGDASIWAGEMGVIGTAKMALGMDVTDDVKGGYTNTKL; via the coding sequence ATGAAATACGACCAGGGAAATCCCGAGGAGCTGCGCGAGAAATTCTGGAAGGCGATGGCGGCGTCGCCCTACGTGATGCTCCAGCTCGACGCGGATCCGGACACCGCCGCGCCGATGACGGCACAGCTCGACAAGGACGCAAGCAGCGCGATCTGGTTCTTCACAAGCCGGGACAATCGCTTTGCCGAAATGGGCGGCGCCACGGCCACGTTTGCATCCAAGGGGCACGATGTATTCGCGCGGTTCCACGGCATGCTGGTCGAGGAAACCGATCGTGCCCGGCTGGACAAGCAATGGAACAATTTCGTCGAGGCCTGGTTTCCCGGCGGAAAGGACTCGCCGAACCTGCTGTTCCTGCGCATGGACCTGGGCGATGCATCGATCTGGGCCGGCGAAATGGGCGTGATCGGCACCGCCAAGATGGCGCTCGGCATGGACGTGACCGACGACGTCAAGGGCGGGTATACCAACACGAAGCTATAG